In Halosegnis marinus, one genomic interval encodes:
- the rpiA gene encoding ribose-5-phosphate isomerase RpiA, whose translation MKRTGGSDAAKRRAGEAAADRVTDGQVVGLGTGSTAAHAIRALGRAADSGLDVRGIPTSFASRQLAREVGVPLTTLEEATPDVAIDGADEVCERPGGFDLVKGGGAAHTREKYVDSAADDLLVVADPSKLADPLAGPIPVAVVPDARPVVAAAVRELGGEPTLRAAEHKDGPVVTDDGNLVLDCAFDGFDPDELSAALSATPGVVEHGLFCGLADAVFVGTEDGVEVLEASPE comes from the coding sequence ATGAAACGGACCGGCGGGTCGGATGCGGCGAAGCGGCGGGCGGGCGAGGCCGCGGCCGACCGGGTGACCGACGGGCAGGTCGTCGGCCTCGGGACGGGGAGCACGGCGGCCCACGCGATACGGGCGCTCGGTCGCGCGGCCGATTCGGGGCTCGACGTGCGCGGGATTCCCACCTCCTTCGCGTCGCGCCAGTTGGCCCGCGAGGTCGGCGTGCCGCTGACGACGCTCGAGGAGGCGACGCCCGACGTGGCCATCGACGGGGCCGACGAGGTGTGCGAGCGGCCGGGCGGCTTCGACCTCGTGAAGGGGGGCGGGGCCGCCCACACCCGCGAGAAGTACGTCGACTCGGCGGCCGACGACCTGCTCGTGGTCGCGGACCCCTCGAAGCTCGCGGACCCGCTCGCGGGGCCCATACCCGTGGCGGTGGTGCCGGACGCCCGGCCGGTCGTCGCGGCGGCGGTCCGCGAACTGGGCGGGGAGCCGACCCTGCGCGCGGCCGAACACAAGGACGGCCCCGTCGTCACGGACGACGGGAACCTCGTCCTCGACTGCGCGTTCGACGGCTTCGACCCCGACGAGCTGTCGGCGGCGCTGTCGGCGACGCCGGGGGTCGTGGAGCACGGACTGTTCTGCGGGCTGGCGGACGCGGTGTTCGTCGGGACCGAGGACGGCGTCGAGGTGCTGGAGGCCTCGCCCGAATAG
- a CDS encoding DUF1931 domain-containing protein yields MADLIVKAAVKEALDDMNVASDFYDALDEEVAELLDDAARRADENDRKTVQPRDL; encoded by the coding sequence ATGGCAGACCTGATCGTCAAGGCCGCTGTGAAGGAAGCGCTCGATGACATGAACGTTGCGTCGGACTTCTACGACGCGCTCGACGAGGAGGTCGCGGAGCTCCTCGACGACGCCGCCCGCCGCGCCGACGAGAACGACCGCAAGACGGTCCAGCCGCGCGACCTGTAA